One window of Botrimarina mediterranea genomic DNA carries:
- a CDS encoding AbrB/MazE/SpoVT family DNA-binding domain-containing protein — protein MRWTFLALIAVAPALPSLTGCGSAPAAEATAPSGIKGSDFLLSEEPDGAVGVIAAREAAEDGVPLVLVGRVGGSANPWIEGRAAFMVLDASMSVVAEGEESAEGELCTGDCCATERLACTTLVKVVDASGQVVPVDTRKLLGLKESDMVVVEGTAKKDKSGNFSMLVNHVFIRN, from the coding sequence ATGAGGTGGACTTTCCTAGCACTGATCGCGGTCGCGCCGGCTTTGCCTTCACTGACAGGTTGTGGCAGCGCCCCGGCCGCCGAGGCAACCGCACCTTCTGGCATAAAGGGGAGTGACTTCCTGCTCAGCGAAGAGCCCGACGGCGCCGTGGGCGTGATCGCTGCACGCGAGGCGGCCGAGGACGGCGTTCCCCTGGTGCTGGTCGGTCGTGTGGGCGGCTCGGCCAACCCGTGGATCGAGGGCCGCGCCGCCTTCATGGTGCTCGACGCTTCGATGAGCGTCGTCGCCGAAGGGGAGGAATCGGCCGAGGGCGAGCTCTGCACGGGCGACTGCTGCGCCACCGAACGCCTGGCTTGTACGACGCTGGTGAAGGTCGTGGACGCCAGCGGGCAAGTGGTTCCGGTCGATACACGGAAGTTGCTCGGATTGAAGGAGTCCGACATGGTCGTCGTCGAGGGCACGGCCAAGAAGGACAAGAGCGGCAACTTCTCGATGCTGGTCAACCACGTCTTTATTCGCAACTAA
- a CDS encoding DUF433 domain-containing protein, translating to MKLTHTQHIAFDPSVYGGRPCIAGTRVRVWDIYVASEVRGESPDQIAAQYPGLTLAQVHAALAHYWDNHDAIDREMREADEFAETLRNTTGPGSLARKLASMDEGSDSISS from the coding sequence ATGAAGCTAACGCACACCCAACACATCGCCTTCGACCCGAGTGTCTACGGCGGCAGGCCTTGCATCGCCGGCACCCGTGTCCGGGTCTGGGATATTTACGTCGCCTCGGAGGTTCGTGGCGAGAGCCCAGACCAGATCGCCGCCCAGTATCCGGGGTTAACGCTCGCCCAAGTTCACGCGGCGCTTGCTCACTACTGGGATAACCACGACGCGATCGACCGCGAGATGCGTGAGGCGGATGAGTTTGCCGAGACGCTCCGCAATACGACTGGGCCGGGCTCTTTGGCGAGAAAGCTCGCCAGCATGGACGAAGGCAGTGATTCGATTTCTTCTTGA
- a CDS encoding replication initiator protein A: MISDEMNLAEFPLSMIGERVPEGVDCLVFEDEATDPKTCQRIVQRITVRGQAPFGLPTSVDDEVLMGCLRATKEAGFVSRRVDFEPASFLRAMRWKTDGPAYARLRRALDRYSTLSVVSEGAYWHKGKRKPVRDVVGILDRWQSSGRDPDTGLPERAFFVWGDFMWESFEARNLRNLDYDFLLGLESAVSRRAYRFLGKRFYHAKCVRMGLKHYAVNKIGLSDKNHNGQIKATLKKAHTELEQKGFCRAEYVGRGPEAEVVYHAIETVRENRDPLVGELRRRGVGGAEELVTKTNRDQIHQAIANYDHRRDSGERVGPGWLRNSITTEKPYKFRDDYVSSEERDRKQKASEAAESRRMRRTTQLTSSDEQERQQQKTAFRAFMESLDEEAYTRFREEAVARSTAYSKSLRSADAESSPHYATYLEAALFEHWRRINAKREPSAAA, translated from the coding sequence ATGATTTCTGACGAGATGAATCTCGCCGAGTTCCCGCTCAGCATGATCGGCGAACGGGTCCCCGAAGGCGTTGATTGCTTGGTGTTTGAGGACGAGGCTACCGACCCCAAGACCTGCCAACGGATTGTTCAGCGGATTACCGTCCGCGGCCAGGCGCCGTTCGGGCTCCCCACTTCGGTCGATGACGAGGTGCTGATGGGCTGCCTGAGAGCGACCAAGGAAGCGGGCTTTGTAAGCCGCCGCGTGGACTTTGAGCCGGCCTCGTTTCTTCGGGCGATGCGCTGGAAGACCGACGGCCCCGCTTACGCACGACTCCGCCGAGCGCTCGACCGGTACTCGACTCTTTCGGTGGTTTCCGAGGGCGCCTATTGGCACAAGGGCAAGCGCAAGCCGGTCCGCGACGTGGTCGGGATCCTCGACCGGTGGCAGTCGAGCGGCCGCGACCCGGACACAGGGCTCCCCGAGAGAGCATTTTTTGTGTGGGGAGATTTTATGTGGGAGAGTTTTGAGGCGAGGAATCTTCGGAACCTCGACTACGACTTCTTGCTGGGACTTGAGAGCGCCGTGTCGCGGCGGGCCTACCGATTCCTTGGCAAGCGGTTCTACCACGCCAAGTGCGTCCGCATGGGTCTCAAGCACTACGCGGTGAACAAGATCGGCCTCAGCGATAAGAACCACAACGGCCAGATCAAGGCGACGCTCAAGAAAGCCCACACCGAGCTGGAACAAAAAGGGTTCTGCCGCGCAGAGTACGTCGGCCGAGGCCCCGAGGCCGAGGTCGTCTACCACGCGATTGAAACCGTCAGGGAGAACAGAGACCCTCTCGTTGGCGAACTACGCCGCCGCGGCGTTGGCGGCGCCGAAGAACTAGTCACTAAAACCAACCGAGATCAGATCCATCAGGCCATCGCCAACTACGACCACCGCCGCGACAGCGGTGAACGGGTCGGCCCCGGATGGCTCCGCAACAGCATCACCACCGAAAAGCCCTACAAGTTCCGCGACGACTACGTCTCCTCGGAGGAAAGAGACCGCAAACAAAAAGCCTCGGAAGCGGCCGAGTCACGGCGCATGCGTCGGACAACCCAACTCACTTCGAGCGATGAGCAAGAACGCCAGCAGCAAAAAACCGCGTTCCGAGCTTTCATGGAGTCTTTGGACGAGGAGGCGTACACACGGTTCCGCGAAGAGGCGGTCGCGAGGAGTACCGCTTATAGCAAGTCGCTCCGCAGCGCGGACGCCGAATCGTCGCCGCACTACGCCACTTACCTCGAAGCGGCTCTCTTTGAACACTGGCGCCGCATCAACGCCAAGAGAGAGCCGAGCGCCGCCGCATAA
- a CDS encoding exonuclease domain-containing protein produces the protein MKQRETLIFVDIETAGIGPKAPIIELAAVAVESGSYRELDALEMKVAFEMKDASPRSLGVTKFSPSAWQRYALPPEDAAAKLAVFLHRHATKQVLSKKPPMSHRVARFAGYHGDFDAVRLRDWATRLGVYLPIRRRTLCVLQRTLWFFEENQGLAPPEDFKLATVAQHLGLSARPTHSALDDVRATVELARRLAEYNRITNTRTA, from the coding sequence ATGAAGCAACGTGAGACGCTTATTTTTGTGGACATCGAAACGGCCGGGATCGGACCCAAGGCCCCGATCATCGAGTTGGCGGCGGTCGCCGTCGAGTCGGGCAGTTATCGCGAGCTCGACGCCCTTGAGATGAAGGTCGCCTTCGAGATGAAGGACGCAAGCCCGCGCTCACTCGGCGTCACGAAGTTCTCGCCCTCGGCATGGCAGCGCTACGCGCTGCCGCCCGAGGACGCCGCCGCCAAACTCGCCGTCTTCCTGCATCGACACGCAACCAAGCAAGTGCTCAGCAAGAAGCCGCCGATGAGCCACCGGGTGGCGAGGTTCGCCGGCTACCACGGGGACTTTGACGCCGTCCGGCTCCGTGACTGGGCGACGCGACTTGGGGTCTACTTGCCCATACGCAGGAGAACGCTCTGCGTGTTGCAGCGGACGCTCTGGTTCTTTGAAGAGAACCAGGGGCTGGCGCCGCCCGAGGACTTCAAACTTGCGACCGTTGCCCAGCATCTGGGCCTTTCGGCGAGGCCGACTCATAGCGCGCTCGACGACGTGCGGGCCACGGTTGAGCTGGCCCGCCGGCTTGCCGAGTACAACCGAATAACTAACACCCGGACGGCGTAA
- a CDS encoding ParA family protein, with product MSKVIEPGIGQAFVIGFCNGKGGPGKTTLALNSAVELFDQGRRVAFIDGEEGGINAGALSRFEPRIETRKAKTAFEIDDAIQELGQNHDVVLFDAPGQTSGEEVATICSVADLVVVPIKLSLKDVRGSNSVLRMIRRLQLRQNGMPESAIVFNEVRPLGEGRRSRSAASYRRQLSDAGYQVARSEIRFYEWHRLCEFVTRDPSANLQKSSDKCAMDIAAFVYEVILRRLPQLERAANE from the coding sequence GTGAGCAAAGTGATTGAGCCCGGTATCGGGCAAGCCTTCGTGATTGGATTCTGTAACGGCAAAGGGGGACCCGGCAAAACGACCCTTGCCCTGAACTCGGCGGTCGAGCTTTTTGACCAGGGCCGCCGCGTCGCCTTCATCGACGGAGAAGAAGGGGGTATCAACGCCGGGGCGCTCAGCCGCTTTGAGCCGAGGATCGAGACCCGCAAGGCGAAGACCGCCTTCGAGATCGACGACGCCATCCAGGAACTAGGCCAGAATCACGATGTCGTCCTCTTCGACGCCCCTGGACAGACATCGGGCGAAGAGGTTGCGACCATCTGTTCGGTGGCGGACCTGGTTGTCGTTCCCATCAAGCTCTCGCTGAAAGACGTTCGCGGGAGCAACTCGGTGCTGCGGATGATCCGGCGACTCCAGCTCCGTCAAAATGGCATGCCCGAATCGGCTATAGTATTCAACGAAGTCCGGCCGCTGGGCGAGGGTAGGAGGAGCCGAAGCGCTGCGAGCTACCGACGGCAACTCTCGGACGCTGGGTACCAAGTCGCCCGGTCCGAGATCAGGTTCTACGAGTGGCACCGGCTTTGTGAGTTCGTGACCCGCGACCCGAGCGCCAATCTTCAGAAGAGCAGCGACAAGTGTGCGATGGACATCGCGGCGTTCGTGTATGAGGTCATCTTACGCCGGCTGCCACAGCTTGAGAGGGCGGCCAATGAGTAA
- a CDS encoding heavy-metal-associated domain-containing protein has translation MRTAISRLIVFTLVYASASATAPAQSPNPHAADAQVQVAAPEMCCKGCAQKVSGQLYTLKGVRSVEVDIPARTVTVTLPTPSASTLGRVWQATEQGDGGPTELSTATAAYRLVRPESEHELRAVQQMGSTQHVVVDNLHCNGCAQKIASQLYALRGVSKVSVDMQRETLIVETNAREPVSPWLVVEAVLAANERPVAVRGNYGALSISWAVEAAPKPSHQAQQPVLGGFQR, from the coding sequence ATGCGCACAGCAATATCGAGGCTGATTGTCTTCACGCTCGTCTACGCATCCGCGTCGGCGACAGCTCCCGCCCAGTCGCCGAACCCGCACGCGGCCGACGCCCAGGTCCAAGTCGCGGCTCCAGAGATGTGCTGCAAGGGCTGCGCTCAGAAGGTGTCCGGACAGCTCTACACACTGAAAGGAGTCAGGTCGGTAGAGGTGGATATCCCGGCGCGCACCGTGACGGTGACGCTGCCGACCCCAAGCGCCTCGACGCTGGGGAGGGTCTGGCAAGCCACCGAGCAAGGAGACGGGGGCCCGACGGAGTTGAGCACCGCGACCGCCGCGTATCGGTTGGTTCGACCCGAGAGTGAGCACGAGCTGCGCGCCGTCCAGCAGATGGGCTCAACGCAGCACGTCGTGGTCGACAACCTCCACTGCAACGGATGCGCTCAGAAGATCGCCTCCCAGCTATATGCCCTGAGGGGAGTCAGTAAGGTGAGCGTCGACATGCAGCGTGAGACCTTGATTGTCGAGACGAACGCGAGAGAGCCGGTCTCTCCATGGCTCGTCGTCGAGGCGGTATTGGCAGCGAATGAACGCCCCGTCGCGGTTCGTGGCAACTACGGCGCTCTGTCGATTTCCTGGGCGGTCGAAGCCGCTCCGAAGCCCAGCCATCAAGCCCAACAACCTGTACTTGGAGGATTCCAGAGATGA
- the ssb gene encoding single-stranded DNA-binding protein, which produces MASFNRVILLGNLTADPELRYTAGKKAVVDVGIAVNERYKKDDEVVEEVSFIDVTFFGRTAEIVNEFLSKGAPALIEGRFRQERWEKDGHKRSRIKVIADRLTLVGPRPQPEEEEETVAAGAAAF; this is translated from the coding sequence ATGGCTAGCTTTAACCGTGTGATCCTGCTCGGCAATCTTACCGCCGACCCGGAGCTACGCTACACCGCTGGCAAGAAAGCGGTCGTCGACGTCGGCATCGCCGTCAACGAGCGCTACAAGAAGGATGACGAGGTCGTCGAGGAGGTGAGCTTCATCGACGTGACGTTCTTCGGCCGGACGGCGGAGATCGTCAACGAGTTCCTCTCGAAGGGCGCCCCGGCGCTCATCGAGGGACGGTTCCGGCAAGAACGGTGGGAGAAAGACGGCCATAAGCGTTCGCGCATCAAGGTCATCGCCGATAGGCTCACGCTCGTCGGCCCCCGCCCCCAGCCGGAGGAAGAGGAAGAAACGGTCGCCGCTGGCGCCGCCGCGTTCTAA
- a CDS encoding ABC transporter permease, which translates to MLVTKLLPWDYGVRNLLRRPSRSVLTFGGLTIVVLLVLVVVGFIRGLEKSLAATGNPNVVLVYSLSSAADVENSSIPGSTASLLSASVDGVRVANGVEYVSPELYLATRITAPGMKEPGMGLVRGVTTRAPLVRDRVQIVEGDWPQAGEVLVGRLAHSKLGANEEDLAIGSEVSFDGRSWTVSGRFTAAGSAFESEVWAPLADLQTTLKRQDLSLVAVGMDSPQQAADVDMFCRERVDLELRAVSESAYYAALQKHYKPVRMLGWVVVALVAGSGVFAGLNTMYGAVVGRVRELATLQAMGYRRRAILLTLVQEATLLACAAALAACVLGLLLVDGAAVRFTMGAFMLRVDSVGVAVACAVAALLGVVGALPPAAKAMRLPVVEAIKAI; encoded by the coding sequence TTGCTCGTAACAAAGCTACTTCCGTGGGACTACGGCGTGCGGAACTTGCTCCGACGCCCTTCCCGCAGCGTGCTCACATTTGGAGGACTGACGATCGTCGTGTTGCTGGTGCTCGTGGTGGTCGGGTTCATACGCGGCCTGGAGAAGTCTCTAGCCGCGACCGGCAACCCCAACGTGGTGCTCGTCTACTCACTGTCGTCAGCCGCGGACGTTGAGAACTCGTCGATCCCCGGCAGCACCGCTTCGTTGCTGTCGGCGAGTGTGGACGGGGTCCGTGTGGCCAACGGCGTCGAGTACGTCTCGCCGGAGTTGTATCTCGCCACGCGGATCACCGCGCCCGGCATGAAGGAGCCAGGCATGGGGTTGGTCAGGGGGGTCACGACGAGAGCGCCCCTCGTACGCGACCGCGTGCAGATCGTGGAGGGCGACTGGCCGCAGGCGGGTGAAGTTTTGGTGGGGCGGCTTGCCCACTCGAAGCTGGGCGCTAACGAAGAGGACCTGGCGATTGGTAGTGAGGTCTCGTTCGACGGCCGGTCGTGGACCGTTAGCGGGCGGTTTACAGCGGCGGGGTCGGCGTTCGAGTCGGAGGTGTGGGCGCCGCTGGCGGACCTTCAGACGACCCTCAAGCGCCAAGACCTCAGCTTAGTCGCTGTTGGGATGGATTCGCCCCAGCAGGCCGCCGACGTCGACATGTTCTGCCGAGAACGGGTCGATCTGGAGCTGAGGGCCGTTTCGGAGAGCGCGTACTACGCCGCGTTGCAGAAGCACTACAAGCCGGTTCGCATGCTGGGCTGGGTTGTAGTCGCCCTGGTGGCCGGTTCCGGGGTGTTCGCGGGTTTGAACACGATGTACGGCGCTGTGGTCGGCCGCGTGCGAGAGCTGGCGACCCTGCAAGCGATGGGCTACCGACGCCGAGCGATCCTGCTCACGCTAGTGCAGGAAGCAACCCTGCTCGCCTGCGCCGCCGCCCTCGCGGCGTGCGTTCTAGGGCTCTTGCTGGTCGACGGCGCCGCGGTGCGGTTCACGATGGGCGCGTTCATGCTGCGGGTCGACAGCGTCGGTGTTGCGGTCGCTTGCGCGGTCGCAGCGTTGCTGGGAGTCGTGGGGGCCCTCCCCCCGGCGGCGAAGGCGATGCGACTTCCGGTCGTCGAAGCGATCAAAGCAATCTAG